A DNA window from Rhipicephalus sanguineus isolate Rsan-2018 chromosome 8, BIME_Rsan_1.4, whole genome shotgun sequence contains the following coding sequences:
- the LOC119403234 gene encoding uncharacterized protein LOC119403234, producing MTPMDMPLDYCSSIVYWSLGVVASGAVESRVDKFDNTDVGLYKWRDMLDLLGFHDTKIMLAVGGYPQESVFFSRLGRDSGAMARFVASLMKMVLKSSANGILIDWVEPEPGCGRPEDWTTLLRLIDTIRRAYRLSGAVVGSGDIAVAIPQNDSVAKQVLGMVAHSVEWVFLQTHLRGPNQMYHNDSCRSLAHSRNIMVKLSLDSGIHADKICAGFSMAPFLALGWTVQRHFYLRWFSGFISPITGRPSTTSIVNVCASVTDPPCQARRDSSCLTFRKRDQPGNASSLAPFYIFQGRDSMYSLLSKNGSTAKLCAVVYDLDADNFRTACPALHAGTFAGLRHLANVTMDPQRASDLERQSVCP from the coding sequence ATGACACCCATGGACATGCCCCTCGACTACTGCTCCTCCATTGTGTACTGGTCGCTCGGAGTCGTCGCCTCAGGTGCCGTGGAGAGCCGCGTCGATAAATTCGACAACACGGATGTCGGTCTATACAAGTGGAGGGACATGCTAGACCTTCTTGGTTTTCACGACACCAAGATCATGTTGGCCGTCGGCGGATACCCTCAGGAGAGCGTGTTCTTCTCAAGGCTGGGTCGAGACTCTGGTGCTATGGCGCGCTTCGTCGCGAGCCTCATGAAGATGGTCTTGAAGAGCTCCGCGAACGGCATTCTCATCGACTGGGTCGAGCCAGAGCCCGGATGTGGACGGCCCGAGGACTGGACCACACTGCTTCGGTTGATTGACACCATTCGGCGCGCGTATCGCCTCTCCGGTGCTGTCGTGGGCTCCGGTGACATCGCGGTTGCGATTCCGCAAAACGACTCTGTGGCAAAACAAGTGTTGGGTATGGTGGCCCACAGCGTAGAATGGGTTTTCCTTCAGACGCACCTTCGGGGGCCTAACCAAATGTATCATAACGACAGCTGCCGCAGCTTGGCCCATTCGCGCAACATTATGGTCAAGCTGTCACTCGACAGCGGCATCCATGCCGACAAGATCTGCGCCGGCTTTAGCATGGCCCCGTTTCTGGCGCTTGGGTGGACCGTCCAACGACATTTCTACCTCAGATGGTTTTCCGGCTTCATCTCACCAATTACGGGCCGACCATCGACGACGTCAATAGTGAACGTTTGCGCAAGCGTCACGGATCCACCTTGCCAGGCAAGACGCGACAGCAGCTGTCTCACTTTCCGCAAGCGTGACCAGCCAGGCAACGCCTCCTCTCTTGCGCCATTTTACATCTTCCAAGGGCGAGACTCGATGTACTCCTTGCTCTCCAAAAACGGCTCCACTGCGAAACTTTGCGCCGTCGTGTACGACCTGGATGCCGACAACTTTCGGACAGCGTGCCCTGCACTGCACGCGGGCACTTTCGCCGGTCTAAGACACCTCGCCAACGTCACGATGGACCCACAACGTGCCAGCGACCTCGAGCGGCAGTCAGTGTGTCCGTAG